The region CACCGACGTCACGCTGACCGCGCTGCGCGGCGCCGCGACCCGCTGGACCGACAACGCCCGCCAGGCCGCGGCCTACCGGTCGGGACGGGTGCTGCTGGCCGGCGACGCCGCGCACGTACACTCGCCGTTCGGGGGTCAGGGGCTCAATCTCGGGGTCGGCGACGCGATGAACCTCGGTTGGAAGCTCGGGGCCGTGGTCGCCGGGTGGGCACCCGAAGGGCTGCTCGACACCTACGACGCCGAGCGCCGTCCCTTGGGCGCCTGGGTGCTGGACTGGACGCGGGCCCAGATCGGGGTGATGCGCGGGGACGCCAAGTCGGCCGCGCTCCGGGAGGTCGTCGCCGATCTGCTGAGCACCCGGGACGGTACGACCTACGCGGTCAAGAAGATCTCCGGTGTCACGCAGCGCATCGACCTGTCCGGCGACCATCCGCTGGTCGGCCGCTACGTCCCCGACCTGTGGCTGACGGACGGTTCCCGTCTGGCCGACCACGGTCACGGCGGCGGGTTCCTGCTGCTCGACCGCACTCCGGACGGCACCTTCGCCCGCCTCGCCGCGGCCTGGGCCGGGCGAGTGAGCAGCGTGACCGACGACCACGCGACGCCGACCGGGGTGTTGGTGCGCCCGGACGGGGTGGTCGCCTGGGCCTCCGACACCACCGACGTCGCCGCCGTCACCGGCCTCGAAACCGCCCTGCGTGGATGGGCCGGCGCGCCGTCGTCCTCACCCGAGCACGCGCCGATGGGCTGAACCCCGCTGGGTGGGGGGTTACGACGGTGTCGGGTCGATCGGACCATGGCGTGTGGTGATCCCGGTGAGGATGAGGTCGAGGCCGGCGAGGAACTCTGTTCGGTCGTCGTGGTGGCGTAGTTGGTCTGCGACGTTGCGGGTGAAGGGGTACTCGTCGGGGTCGAGGTTGGCCCATGAGGTCGCGGTGGTGTCGAGGAATTCGGTCCGGCTGGTGTGCTGGTGGTGTCCGCGGGCGTTGGCCGCGTTCTGTCCGCCGACTCCGAGGATGTAGTTCAGCAGGGCGGAGGCGGCGGTGAACTGGGCAGGGTGGGGTACGCCGAGCGTTTGGATGTGGCGTCCGAGGTGTTCGAAGACCCGCAGTAGGGGTGACTGGGACGGGGCGCGGGCGAGTTGTGTGCCGATCCAGGGGTGGGCGTCGATGGCGTCGAAGACGCCGAGTGCGAGGGTGCGGATCGCTTCCTGCGGCGTTGCGGCGGCGGTACCGGCGGTGCTGGTGGTGTCGGCGGTCATGGTGGCGATGACGGCGTCGGTGGCGGCGTTGAGGAGTTCGTCCTTGCCCGTGACGTGCCAGTAGATCGCGCCGGGTCCGGTGGCGAGGCGTTCGGCCAGTGCGCGGAAGGTGAGCGCGCCCTCGCCGGCGGTGTCGAGAAGTGCGATCGCGGCCTCGACGATGCGCTGGCGGGAGAGTGGTTCCTCGCGTCGTTCCGGGCGGCGTGTCCTGGTTGCCATGTGTACATCCTGGCACATGCCTGGAACGGCGTTCCAGCTTGACATCTCTGGAACGCCGTTCCAGTCTGTGTCTGGAACAACGTTCCAGAGGGGGTCTGCCGCATGCTCGCCCGGCGGGCCGCGACAGGCAAGGAACCGCCATGAAAAGGAACCACCATGACCGCTGACGTCACGATCATCGGCGCCGGGCTCGGAGGGCTGACCCTCGCCCGTGTACTCCACGTCCACGGCATCCCCACGACGATCTACGAGGCCGAGACCTCACCGACCGCCCGCACGCAGGGCGGCATGCTCGACATCCACGAGTACAACGGGCAGCTCGCCCTCGACGCGGCCGACCTCCTCGAGGAGTTCCGCGGCCTCATCCACAAGGGCGGTGAGGCGTCGCGGGTCCTCGACCGGGACGGAACCGTGCTCCTCGACGAACCCGACGACGGCACCGGCGGGCGTCCGGAGGTCCACCGCGGCGCCCTACGGCAGCTTCTGCTCGACTCGCTGCCGGCCGACACGATCAAGTGGGGGCACAAGGCCACCGCGGTCCGGTCCCTCGGGGGCGGCCGGCACGAAGTGACGTTCGCGGACGGGCCGACCGTGGAGACCGGTCTCCTGGTCGGCGCGGACGGGGCGTGGTCGCGGATCCGTCCGCTGCTGTCCGACGCCACACCCGAGTACGTCGGCATATCCTTCATCGAGACCTACCTGTTCGACGGCGACACCCGCCACCCGGCCAGCGCACAGGCGGTCGGCGGCGGCGCGCTCTTCGCACTCGCACCCGGGAAGGGGATCCTCGCCCACCGGGAGCCCGGCGGCGTCCTGCACACCTACGTGGCGCTCAACAAGCCGCAGGAGTGGATCGCCGCCATCGACTTCACCCACGCGGGCGCGGCTACGGCCCGGGTCGCGGAGGAGTTCGCCGGCTGGGCCCCGGAACTCACCGCGTTGATCACCGACGGCGAGACCGCACCGGTTCCGCGGGCCATCAACGCCCTGCCGATCGCACACCGGTGGGACCGCGTGCCCGGCGTGACCCTGCTCGGCGACGCCGCCCACCTGATGTCACCTTTCGCCGGCGAGGGCGCGAACCTCGCCATGTTCGACGGAGCCGAACTCGGCAAGGCCATCGCCGCGCACCCGGACAACATCGAGGCCGCGCTCACCACGTACGAGGAAGCCCTCTTTCCACGGAGCGCCGCTGCTGCCACCGAGGCTGCCCAAAACCACGAGCTGTGCTTCGACGACAACGCCCCACACAGCCTCATCGGCCTCTTCACCAACCACGAACACGCCGAGTGACCTCCCCCGCTCGGTCACGGTAGAGGAGCGCCGGCCGAGCCGAGCAGGGCGAAGTCCCTACTCGCTCTGGTCAGGGCGGCGGGGTGGGTGAGGGGCCAGCGGTGACAGCTTGGGCCGACGGAGGCCGGGGGCCGACCGGCCAGGGCTTGCCGCGCAACGTCCGGCTGAGGCAGTCGCAGACGGTGCCGGACCGCTTTCTGTGGCAGACCGTCAGGAACGCGTGGATGGTGGCGTGCAGGGCATGGCTGGCGCGCGTGCGCTCGGCAAATCGGCGGCCTGTGGGCCAAGGCGAACACGGAGCCGACTCGCCCTCCTCCAGCGGTTCGCCCGGCGGCGCCGGCGCCGGCCGCAGGCAGTCCCGTCAGGCGCCCCGTGCGGTTCTGCCCGCGCCGAAGGGTCCGTTCAGCCGGACGATCATCCGATGACGAGCGGGAGTTTCGCGGCCAGGTCGTCCAGTTCGGCCTTCTCCGCGTCGGTCGGGGCGCGCCGTCCGGTGCCGACCAGTAGCGCGTGGGCGACCCGTAAGCGGCTCGATTGTCGGCCCTCGCGGGGGACGGCCGCGAGCAGGTGGTGGGTGTACGGGTGCTCCGGCGAGGTCAGTACGAAGGTGAGGGCGGTGGCCACCCGCTGGCGGCGGCGGCACCGACGAAAACGCGTGGCTCGTCCTCCGAGGTGAGCGGACGACCCAGCAGATCCGCCTGCGCGGCAGGGACGGTGCGCGGCTGACGCTGACGATCGTACGAAGGGGGCGGCCTCCGCCCCCGGCCTCGCACCGGCGCCTGCGCGGCGGCGGCTCGGCCGGGGAGCGGTGGCCCGTCGAAGCGGTGCTGTTGACGTTTTCCGCTCGGGGCACCGCGAGGAGGCGTGGGTCAGCCCAGTTGCGTGTCCAGCCACGCCAGGACCTCGGGGGTCACGGGGTCGGTGATGTCGGCGAACTCGTCGTGCTTCTTCAGGAACTTCGCGACGTAGGGGCACACGGGCACTATCCGCATACCGAGTTCGCGCACGTCGGTGAGCGCGTACTCGACCAACCGCGCGGCCAGGCCCTGCCCGGCGAAGGCGTCGTCGACTTCCGTGTGGAAGAAGACGCGCTGTTCACCGCGGTCGCGGTAGGCGGTGAGGCCGGCACGCTTGCCGTCGACCAGGATTTCGTAGCGATGCCTGGCGTCGTTCCGCTCGACGGTCGGAGCGGCGGGAGACGACTCGGTCATGGGGTGCCTTTCGGATGCGGGTCGGCGACGCGGCGGGTTGCCGCGTGGCGAGATGGTGGCATGCGGAAGAACGGGAGCGGGAAGACGGTCCCCCGGGTATCCCTCGACGGTGCCGAAGCGATCGGAGGCGTTCGCCCAGTCCTCCCGGGCGCGGACGATGTCCTCATGGCTACGGCCGATGAAGTTCCACCACATGACGATCTCCTCCTCGAACGGGGTTCCGCCGAGCAGTACGGTGCGAGCCGGGTCGTCCGACTCGTTCACCAACGTCAGAACTGTGGTTCCGGCCTGGGCGTAGCCCAGCTCCGCCGGACGCAGCAAGGTGTCGGCCATGCGGACGTCTCCGTGGTCGACGAGCAGCCCGTGCTCGAAGCCGGGGTCCACGGCGAACGTGACCGTCGCGCGCGGTTCGAGGACGACCTCGGCGCCGAGCAGGGGTGTGAAGGTGCGCACCGGGGACTCCTGACCGGCGAGGGAGCCCAGGAAGACCCTGATCTCGGCCCCGTCGATCCGCAGGGGCTCGGGAACGTAGTGCTGGAAGTCCCGCTCGGCGTGCCGGTGCTCCTCGGGCAGCGCCACCCACAGCTGGACGCCGTGCAGGACCGTGGTGCCCGGGGTGGACACCTCCGAGTGGCTGATGCCGTGCCCGCCCGTCATGAGGTTCAGCTCGCCGGGCCGTACGTACGCGTGGCTGCCGAGGCTGTCGCGGTGCTCGATCTCCCCGCTGAACAGCCAGCTCACCGTCTGCAGCCCGGTGTGCGGATGCGGGGCGACGTCCATGCCGCCCGTCTCGGCGATGTCGTCGGGACCGTAGTGGTCGGCGAAGCACCATGCTCCGATCAGGGTCCGCGCGCGCTGCGGCAGCGTGCGCCGCACGGTCATCGCGCGCGGGCCGCCCAGGGGTACGTCACGTGGGGAGAGAACGTCGACATCGCTCACCGGAGATCGCCTTCCGTCACCATGATAGTTTCAGATTCAACAATGATACTCGCAGCATAGTAGGACGGAGTCCGGGGTTGAGCAGCCACGCGACAGGAACCGCGACGCAGCGGATCTTCATCGACAAGCAGAGCCCGAAGGCCTACCACGCACTGGTCCAGACGTCGGAAGCGGTGCGCGCGACTGCCGCCGACGCGGGGCTCGACCGGACGGTGGTGGAGCTGATCAACCTCCGGGTGTCGCAGATCAACGGCTGCGCCTACTGCCTCAACGTGCACACCCGGGCCGCCC is a window of Streptomyces sp. NBC_00271 DNA encoding:
- a CDS encoding TetR/AcrR family transcriptional regulator yields the protein MATRTRRPERREEPLSRQRIVEAAIALLDTAGEGALTFRALAERLATGPGAIYWHVTGKDELLNAATDAVIATMTADTTSTAGTAAATPQEAIRTLALGVFDAIDAHPWIGTQLARAPSQSPLLRVFEHLGRHIQTLGVPHPAQFTAASALLNYILGVGGQNAANARGHHQHTSRTEFLDTTATSWANLDPDEYPFTRNVADQLRHHDDRTEFLAGLDLILTGITTRHGPIDPTPS
- a CDS encoding FAD-dependent oxidoreductase yields the protein MTADVTIIGAGLGGLTLARVLHVHGIPTTIYEAETSPTARTQGGMLDIHEYNGQLALDAADLLEEFRGLIHKGGEASRVLDRDGTVLLDEPDDGTGGRPEVHRGALRQLLLDSLPADTIKWGHKATAVRSLGGGRHEVTFADGPTVETGLLVGADGAWSRIRPLLSDATPEYVGISFIETYLFDGDTRHPASAQAVGGGALFALAPGKGILAHREPGGVLHTYVALNKPQEWIAAIDFTHAGAATARVAEEFAGWAPELTALITDGETAPVPRAINALPIAHRWDRVPGVTLLGDAAHLMSPFAGEGANLAMFDGAELGKAIAAHPDNIEAALTTYEEALFPRSAAAATEAAQNHELCFDDNAPHSLIGLFTNHEHAE
- a CDS encoding GNAT family N-acetyltransferase, which translates into the protein MTESSPAAPTVERNDARHRYEILVDGKRAGLTAYRDRGEQRVFFHTEVDDAFAGQGLAARLVEYALTDVRELGMRIVPVCPYVAKFLKKHDEFADITDPVTPEVLAWLDTQLG